A DNA window from Caulobacter mirabilis contains the following coding sequences:
- the aceB gene encoding malate synthase A: MPLDTAASDIVITGPVEGRAGEILTPEALAFVADLHRRFDARRRELLAAREARQARFDAGELPDFLPETADVRSGDWKVAPIPADLQDRRVEITGPVDRKMIINALNSGAKVFMADFEDATSPTWVNLVEGQINLKDRWGAELSHVDPNSGKSYKLGNNPAVLLVRPRGWHLPERHMTVDGQIVSGGLFDFGLYVFHNAKAAMAKGSGAYFYLPKLESHLEARLWNDVFVRAQEQLGLPVGTFKATVLIETIPAAFEMDEILYELRDHIVGLNCGRWDYIFSFIKRLGRTEAFLTPNRAAMVMGKAFLGAYSLKLIQTCHRRGAFAMGGMAAQIPIKGDPEANAAAFAKVKADKEREAGDGHDGTWVAHPDLVPVALEVFDRLMPTPNQLHRLREDVDVSAADMLRLHDGERTEDGARENIRVGVRYTQAWMEGRGAVPLYNLMEDAATAEISRTQLWQWVKLGAKLSDGRALDAALFGTLYDEEMAGLREQFPSPRLEDAGVLFRKMVLDPSLVEFLTLPAYEALA; encoded by the coding sequence ATGCCCCTCGACACCGCCGCTTCCGACATCGTCATCACCGGTCCCGTCGAGGGTCGAGCCGGCGAGATCCTGACGCCCGAGGCCCTGGCCTTCGTGGCGGACCTGCACCGCCGCTTCGACGCCCGTCGGCGCGAGCTGCTGGCCGCCCGCGAGGCGCGCCAGGCCCGTTTCGACGCCGGCGAACTGCCGGACTTCCTGCCGGAGACGGCCGATGTCCGTTCGGGCGACTGGAAGGTCGCCCCCATTCCCGCCGATCTGCAGGATCGCCGGGTCGAGATCACCGGTCCCGTTGACCGGAAGATGATCATCAACGCCCTCAACAGCGGGGCGAAGGTGTTCATGGCGGACTTTGAGGATGCCACCTCGCCCACTTGGGTCAACTTGGTCGAGGGGCAGATCAACCTGAAGGACCGCTGGGGCGCCGAACTCAGCCACGTCGATCCGAACTCGGGCAAGTCCTATAAGCTGGGAAACAACCCGGCGGTGTTGCTCGTTCGGCCGCGTGGCTGGCACTTGCCCGAGCGCCACATGACTGTGGATGGGCAGATCGTGTCGGGCGGTCTGTTCGACTTCGGCCTGTATGTCTTCCACAACGCGAAGGCAGCGATGGCGAAGGGCTCGGGCGCATACTTTTACCTCCCCAAGCTGGAGAGCCACCTTGAGGCGCGCCTCTGGAACGATGTGTTCGTTCGCGCCCAGGAACAGCTCGGCCTCCCGGTGGGGACCTTCAAGGCCACCGTGCTCATCGAGACGATCCCGGCCGCGTTCGAGATGGACGAGATCCTCTACGAACTGCGCGACCATATCGTCGGCCTCAACTGCGGCCGCTGGGACTACATCTTCTCGTTCATCAAGCGGCTGGGCCGGACCGAGGCCTTCCTGACGCCGAACCGCGCCGCGATGGTGATGGGCAAGGCCTTCCTGGGCGCCTATTCGCTGAAGCTGATCCAGACCTGTCACCGCCGCGGCGCCTTCGCCATGGGCGGCATGGCGGCCCAGATCCCGATCAAGGGCGACCCGGAAGCCAACGCCGCCGCCTTCGCCAAGGTCAAGGCCGACAAGGAGCGCGAGGCCGGCGACGGCCACGACGGCACCTGGGTCGCGCACCCGGACCTGGTCCCGGTGGCCCTGGAGGTGTTCGACCGCCTGATGCCGACGCCGAACCAGCTGCATCGCCTGCGCGAGGACGTGGACGTCTCCGCCGCCGACATGCTGCGCCTGCACGACGGAGAACGGACCGAGGATGGCGCCCGCGAGAACATCCGCGTCGGCGTGCGCTACACCCAGGCCTGGATGGAAGGCCGCGGCGCGGTGCCGCTCTACAACCTGATGGAAGACGCCGCGACGGCCGAGATCAGCCGCACCCAGCTGTGGCAGTGGGTGAAGCTCGGCGCCAAGCTGAGCGATGGCCGCGCGCTGGATGCGGCGCTGTTCGGGACCCTGTACGACGAGGAGATGGCCGGCCTGCGCGAGCAGTTCCCCTCCCCTCGCCTGGAGGACGCCGGCGTCCTGTTCCGCAAGATGGTTCTCGACCCGTCGCTGGTCGAGTTCCTGACCCTGCCGGCCTACGAAGCGCTGGCCTGA
- a CDS encoding acid phosphatase, producing MSKTRILLLTAACAGLALPTAGLAASPEWESPAVSHKDVKPYVDPAVIAQPVLAPPPVEGSPEDADDVAAVMRRQAATDAARWKIAGDDADWLYDRFAEVVGAPLTRDRAPITVNMLNRVMRQVGRPVFDAKDVYKRARPYQRLQLSRVCGKGSAPAPDPDAAKRTSYPSGHSAYGWATALMLAQAAPEKAGAILERGRQYGESRIICGMHFPSDIEAGRLVATTVVSRLAASPAFRTDLACAKAELAGAAPSSECAKLAAALKAAPPKP from the coding sequence ATGAGCAAGACCCGTATCCTGTTGCTGACGGCCGCCTGCGCCGGCCTGGCTCTGCCGACGGCCGGCCTGGCCGCGTCTCCGGAATGGGAGAGCCCCGCGGTCAGCCACAAGGACGTCAAACCCTACGTCGACCCGGCGGTCATCGCCCAGCCCGTCCTGGCCCCGCCGCCGGTCGAGGGATCGCCGGAGGACGCCGACGACGTGGCGGCCGTCATGCGGCGGCAGGCGGCGACGGACGCGGCCCGCTGGAAGATCGCCGGGGACGACGCCGACTGGCTGTACGACCGCTTCGCCGAGGTCGTCGGCGCGCCGCTGACGCGGGATCGGGCTCCGATCACGGTCAACATGCTGAACCGGGTCATGCGCCAGGTCGGCCGGCCGGTCTTCGACGCCAAGGACGTCTACAAGCGCGCGCGGCCCTACCAGCGGCTGCAGCTGTCGCGGGTCTGCGGCAAGGGTTCGGCCCCGGCGCCCGATCCGGACGCGGCCAAGCGCACCTCCTATCCGTCGGGCCATTCGGCCTACGGTTGGGCGACGGCGCTGATGCTGGCCCAGGCCGCGCCGGAGAAGGCCGGAGCCATCCTGGAGCGCGGCCGGCAGTACGGCGAAAGCCGGATCATCTGCGGGATGCACTTCCCGAGCGATATCGAGGCCGGCCGCCTGGTCGCGACCACGGTGGTGTCGCGTCTGGCCGCTTCGCCGGCCTTCAGGACGGACCTGGCCTGCGCCAAGGCGGAGCTGGCCGGCGCGGCGCCGTCGAGCGAATGCGCCAAGCTGGCCGCCGCTCTGAAGGCCGCGCCGCCCAAGCCGTGA
- a CDS encoding S9 family peptidase yields MKPLRLAVLAASLFTCAAQAAPRTMTAVDLLELEKVSAPQVSPDGRTVLYSLGRADWKANEVREDIWRIGIDGRAPQRMVEGPASGVQWAPDGRAFAFVAKRRDDARRQIYVSAIDGGEPRRVGLRRTTPSALRWSPDGRSLYFLADVPDPKPLAKRLKDRDDMLPFETPRARRHLWRMTVADGKTERVTRGEFDVEAFDLSADGRSLLYRRSPSKLNDDNPKAELWLKGGEGADRRLTDNDYMEGGARLSPDGRSLLFLATAENGRYATVNPNLFVMTLADGAVREIAPGLGYELEAAEWSADGREIYISATTGVRRELFAVDVRTEALRPLARGDHSADDMSLSRDGRTLVYLQASATAPAEIYRLDPARPAPTAITQVHAGLAERFRLPRQEAIRWTAPDGQALEGLVTYPLDYQPGRRYPLVVQSHGGPRSSDVFNIFGYGRFNPVLAAEGVMTLSVNYRGGTGYGDAFLQGMNGGYFRHADKDVLSGVDHLVAQGLANPDRLGVMGWSAGGHITNRLVTVTNRFKAAASGAGAVDWPSMYLTSDTRWQRVEWFETPPYGSTARRDLYVDNSPLSALDRVKTPVLILAGERDERVPASQSIMLYRSLKALGVETELYLAPREPHNFTELRHRLFQINVTMGWFAERVLGRPYAWSRAPARAGDEDDRDDDVSTAQTEEAVQ; encoded by the coding sequence ATGAAGCCCTTACGCCTTGCGGTCCTGGCCGCGAGCCTGTTCACCTGCGCCGCGCAGGCGGCTCCTCGGACCATGACCGCGGTCGACCTGCTCGAACTGGAGAAGGTGTCGGCGCCCCAGGTCTCTCCGGACGGGCGCACGGTGCTCTACTCGTTGGGGCGGGCCGACTGGAAGGCGAACGAGGTCCGCGAGGATATCTGGCGGATCGGCATCGACGGCCGCGCCCCCCAGCGGATGGTCGAGGGGCCGGCCTCCGGCGTCCAATGGGCGCCAGACGGCCGCGCCTTCGCCTTCGTCGCCAAGCGGCGCGACGATGCGCGGCGACAGATCTACGTCTCCGCGATCGACGGCGGCGAGCCCAGGCGCGTCGGCCTCCGTCGGACGACGCCGTCGGCCCTGCGCTGGTCGCCGGACGGGCGCAGCCTGTACTTCCTGGCCGACGTCCCGGATCCCAAGCCGCTCGCCAAGCGTCTGAAGGATAGGGACGACATGCTGCCGTTCGAGACGCCGCGGGCTCGTCGGCACCTCTGGCGCATGACCGTCGCGGACGGCAAGACCGAGCGCGTGACGCGCGGCGAGTTCGACGTCGAGGCGTTCGATCTCTCGGCGGACGGCCGAAGCCTCCTCTATCGTCGCAGTCCCTCGAAGCTGAACGACGACAATCCCAAGGCCGAGCTCTGGCTCAAAGGTGGAGAGGGAGCGGATCGCCGCCTCACCGACAACGACTACATGGAAGGCGGCGCGCGGCTCTCGCCCGACGGCCGCAGCCTGCTGTTCCTGGCGACGGCCGAGAACGGCCGCTATGCGACCGTCAATCCGAACCTGTTCGTCATGACGCTGGCCGACGGGGCGGTCCGTGAGATCGCCCCTGGGCTGGGTTACGAGCTCGAAGCCGCCGAATGGTCCGCCGACGGCCGCGAAATCTACATCTCGGCCACCACCGGCGTGCGGCGGGAGCTGTTCGCCGTCGACGTCCGGACCGAAGCTCTGCGGCCCCTGGCCCGCGGCGACCATTCCGCCGACGACATGAGCCTGTCCCGGGACGGCCGGACGCTGGTCTATCTCCAGGCCTCGGCGACGGCGCCGGCGGAGATCTACCGCCTCGACCCCGCCCGTCCCGCGCCAACGGCGATCACGCAGGTCCATGCCGGCCTGGCCGAGCGCTTCCGGCTGCCTCGGCAGGAGGCGATCCGCTGGACGGCGCCGGACGGCCAGGCGCTGGAGGGGTTGGTGACCTATCCGCTCGACTACCAGCCGGGCCGTCGATACCCGCTGGTGGTGCAGAGCCACGGCGGTCCCCGCTCGTCCGACGTGTTCAACATCTTCGGCTACGGCCGCTTCAACCCGGTGCTGGCCGCCGAAGGGGTGATGACCCTCAGCGTCAACTATCGGGGCGGGACCGGCTATGGCGACGCCTTCCTGCAGGGCATGAACGGCGGCTATTTCCGCCACGCCGACAAGGATGTGCTCTCCGGCGTCGACCACCTGGTCGCGCAAGGCCTGGCAAACCCGGACCGGCTGGGTGTGATGGGCTGGAGCGCCGGCGGCCATATCACCAACCGCCTGGTTACCGTCACGAACCGCTTCAAGGCCGCGGCGTCCGGCGCCGGGGCCGTCGACTGGCCGTCGATGTACCTGACCTCCGACACCCGCTGGCAGCGGGTCGAATGGTTCGAGACGCCGCCCTATGGCTCGACCGCGCGACGCGACCTCTATGTCGACAACTCGCCCCTGAGCGCCCTGGACAGGGTGAAGACGCCGGTGTTGATCCTGGCCGGCGAGCGGGACGAGCGGGTGCCCGCCAGCCAGTCGATCATGCTCTATCGCTCGCTCAAGGCGCTGGGCGTCGAGACGGAGCTCTATCTGGCCCCGCGCGAGCCGCACAACTTCACCGAACTCCGCCATCGGCTGTTTCAGATCAACGTGACCATGGGCTGGTTCGCCGAGCGGGTCCTGGGTCGCCCCTACGCCTGGAGTAGGGCGCCGGCGCGCGCCGGGGACGAAGACGACCGGGACGACGATGTGTCGACCGCCCAAACCGAAGAGGCCGTCCAATGA
- a CDS encoding DeoR/GlpR family DNA-binding transcription regulator, which yields MHAAEREQLILRLVHERGFIGVRELDHRVDASPATLRRDLERLETEGRLIRVRGGARLTEAEEAAASEGRAATPVHGNIGRRVAQKTAIGRVAAALCSPGEAVVIDGGSTTLQMCPHLAPLGLQVLTNSLHVVNALLPQPNTRITLPGGQVFREQSIVLSAFEEDGAGRFHGARVFIGAQAVGQRGVMQNDVLLIQSKRRLLQRADEIVLLVDSSKFAAPAGQVLCPLEQVGILVTDDGVSDASAQAVERAGVKLIVTPA from the coding sequence ATGCACGCCGCTGAACGCGAGCAACTGATCCTGCGCCTGGTGCACGAGCGCGGCTTCATCGGCGTGCGGGAGCTCGATCACCGCGTCGACGCCTCCCCCGCCACCCTGCGCCGCGATCTTGAGCGACTGGAGACCGAAGGCCGCCTCATTCGCGTTCGCGGCGGCGCCCGGTTGACGGAGGCAGAAGAGGCCGCTGCCTCGGAGGGCCGCGCCGCGACGCCCGTTCACGGCAACATCGGCCGACGGGTCGCGCAAAAGACCGCCATCGGGCGGGTCGCCGCGGCGCTGTGCAGTCCGGGAGAAGCCGTGGTCATCGACGGCGGCTCGACCACCCTGCAGATGTGCCCGCACCTGGCGCCGCTGGGCCTGCAGGTGCTGACGAACTCCCTGCATGTGGTCAATGCGCTGCTGCCCCAGCCCAACACGCGCATCACCCTGCCCGGCGGCCAGGTATTCCGTGAACAGAGCATCGTCCTCAGCGCCTTCGAGGAGGACGGCGCGGGGCGCTTCCATGGCGCCCGGGTATTCATCGGCGCCCAGGCCGTGGGTCAGCGCGGGGTGATGCAGAACGACGTCCTGCTGATCCAGTCGAAGCGGCGACTGCTCCAACGCGCCGACGAAATCGTGCTGCTGGTCGACAGCAGCAAGTTCGCCGCCCCGGCGGGCCAGGTCCTCTGCCCGCTGGAGCAGGTCGGCATCCTGGTCACCGATGACGGCGTCTCGGACGCCTCGGCCCAGGCGGTCGAACGGGCGGGCGTCAAATTGATCGTGACGCCCGCCTGA
- a CDS encoding helix-turn-helix domain-containing protein, giving the protein MAGSDKKLFLGGRLKRLRRDLGVTQAAMAEELKVSPSYLNLLERNQRPVTVQVLLRLAEAYDLDLRSLSTDESGGGAGLDEVLADKMFADLSISRHEIAEVADGAPGMAEAFVRLYRAYLDRGALIDLGAFEGRDGGGAVLEPTDWVRDLVATQRNHFADLEDLATDIQRRLRADTRDAAPALRDRLQSGFGVRTRVMPSDLMGGALRRFDHHRKQLLLAESLAPASRTFAMAYQLALLEVGEKLSAAADRFSPPDAAARQQLKVFLGNYVAAAIMMPYDDFLSALETTGYDIEMVRPRFGVSFEQAAQRMTTLARPGERGIPFFMVRVDAAGNVSKRYSNGPFPFSRFGGTCPRWNIHDAFKTPGRIITQVIETPDGVRYFTLSRTVRRVAGLLAGLEDELVISLGCELKHAARLMNAKGLDMNDPAVTEVGPACRICERHLCAQRAAAPVNRPARVEETVKSVTSFPFGA; this is encoded by the coding sequence ATGGCTGGATCGGACAAGAAGCTGTTCCTCGGCGGGCGCCTCAAGCGCCTGCGTCGCGACCTCGGCGTCACCCAGGCCGCGATGGCCGAGGAGCTGAAGGTCTCGCCGAGCTATCTGAACCTGTTGGAGCGCAACCAGCGGCCGGTCACGGTGCAGGTGCTGCTGCGTCTCGCGGAAGCCTACGACCTTGATCTGCGCAGTCTGTCGACCGACGAGTCGGGCGGCGGCGCGGGCCTGGACGAGGTGCTGGCCGACAAGATGTTCGCCGACCTGTCGATCAGCCGGCACGAGATCGCCGAGGTCGCCGACGGCGCGCCAGGGATGGCCGAGGCCTTCGTGCGGCTGTACCGCGCCTACCTCGACCGTGGGGCGCTGATCGACCTGGGGGCCTTCGAGGGACGGGACGGGGGCGGCGCGGTGCTGGAGCCGACCGACTGGGTCCGCGACCTGGTGGCCACCCAGCGCAATCACTTCGCCGACCTCGAGGACCTGGCGACCGATATCCAGCGCCGCCTCCGCGCCGACACCCGGGACGCGGCGCCGGCGTTGAGAGACCGCCTGCAGTCCGGCTTCGGCGTCCGCACGCGGGTCATGCCCAGCGATCTGATGGGTGGGGCGTTGCGTCGCTTCGACCACCACCGCAAACAGCTGCTGCTGGCCGAGAGCCTGGCGCCGGCGAGCCGAACCTTCGCCATGGCCTATCAGCTGGCCCTGCTGGAGGTCGGCGAGAAGCTGAGCGCCGCCGCCGACCGCTTCAGCCCGCCGGACGCGGCCGCGCGTCAGCAGCTCAAGGTCTTCCTGGGCAACTACGTCGCCGCCGCGATCATGATGCCCTACGACGACTTCCTGTCGGCGCTGGAGACCACCGGCTACGACATCGAGATGGTTCGGCCGCGGTTCGGGGTGTCGTTCGAACAGGCGGCGCAGCGGATGACGACCCTGGCGCGCCCCGGCGAGCGGGGGATCCCCTTCTTCATGGTGCGGGTCGACGCGGCGGGGAACGTGTCCAAGCGCTATTCGAACGGGCCGTTCCCGTTCTCGCGCTTCGGCGGCACCTGTCCGCGCTGGAACATCCACGACGCCTTCAAGACCCCGGGCCGGATCATCACCCAGGTCATCGAGACGCCCGACGGCGTACGCTACTTCACCCTGTCGAGGACGGTTCGCCGCGTGGCGGGGCTGCTGGCGGGCCTGGAAGACGAGCTGGTCATCAGTTTGGGTTGTGAGCTGAAGCATGCCGCCCGGCTGATGAACGCCAAGGGGCTCGACATGAACGACCCGGCGGTGACGGAAGTCGGGCCGGCCTGCCGGATCTGCGAGCGGCATCTCTGCGCCCAGCGGGCCGCGGCGCCCGTCAACCGTCCGGCCCGGGTCGAGGAGACGGTCAAGAGCGTCACCTCGTTCCCGTTCGGGGCCTAG
- a CDS encoding isocitrate lyase has translation MTRKTYAQLREETLRRYPDGATPGGVTVDDIVQLKIQNTYNTHLDIARDMAGVMRADMAAYDADSSKFTQSLGCWSGFHAQQMIKSVKRLRGTTKGAYVYLSGWMVAGLRNTWGHLPDQSMHEKTAVVDLIEEIYVSLRQADEVALNDLFKTLRDARKAGDQVAEQAAIKAIDSFETHVVPIIADIDAGFGNENATYLLAKEMIKAGACCLQIENQVSDAKQCGHQDGKVTVPREDFIEKLRACRLAFEELGVDEGVIVARTDSLGAGLTQKIPVSQQPGDLASDYIKWLKTEAITAENPIQDGEVALYRDGGFVKPVRMPNGLFAFQDGTGRARVIEDCISSLTQGGADLLWIETDTPNVDEIASMVAEVRKAVPNAKLTYNNSPSFNWTLNLRKQVRDQWIAEGKIAADAYPEGNALMSADFDDTDLGREADERLARFQVDISARAGVFHNLITLPTFHLTAKSVDELSRGYFGQDRMKAYVNTVQREEIRRGVSAVKHQHEVGSDLGDTFKEMVAGERALKAGGHANTMNQFAAE, from the coding sequence ATGACGCGCAAGACCTACGCCCAGCTCCGCGAAGAGACCCTCCGCCGCTATCCGGACGGCGCCACGCCGGGCGGCGTGACGGTCGATGACATCGTCCAGCTGAAGATCCAGAACACCTACAACACCCACCTGGACATCGCCCGCGACATGGCCGGCGTCATGCGCGCCGACATGGCCGCCTACGACGCCGACAGCAGCAAGTTCACCCAGTCGCTGGGCTGCTGGTCAGGCTTCCACGCCCAGCAGATGATCAAGTCGGTCAAGCGCCTGCGCGGCACGACCAAGGGCGCCTATGTCTATCTGTCGGGCTGGATGGTCGCCGGCCTGCGCAACACCTGGGGGCACCTGCCCGACCAGTCGATGCATGAAAAGACCGCGGTGGTCGACCTGATCGAAGAGATCTACGTCTCGCTGCGCCAGGCTGACGAAGTCGCGCTGAACGACCTGTTCAAGACCCTGCGCGACGCCCGCAAGGCCGGCGACCAGGTCGCCGAACAGGCCGCCATCAAGGCGATCGACAGCTTCGAGACCCACGTCGTTCCGATCATCGCCGACATCGACGCCGGCTTCGGCAACGAGAACGCGACCTACCTGCTGGCCAAGGAAATGATCAAGGCCGGCGCCTGCTGCCTGCAGATCGAGAACCAGGTCTCCGACGCCAAGCAATGCGGCCACCAGGACGGCAAGGTCACGGTGCCCCGGGAAGACTTCATCGAGAAGCTGCGCGCCTGCCGCCTGGCCTTCGAAGAGCTGGGCGTGGATGAAGGCGTCATCGTCGCCCGGACTGACAGCCTCGGCGCCGGCCTGACCCAGAAGATCCCGGTCAGCCAGCAGCCAGGCGACCTGGCTTCGGACTACATCAAGTGGCTGAAGACCGAGGCCATCACGGCCGAGAACCCGATCCAGGACGGCGAAGTCGCGCTGTACCGCGACGGCGGCTTCGTGAAGCCGGTGCGCATGCCCAACGGCCTGTTCGCCTTCCAGGACGGCACCGGCCGGGCCCGCGTCATCGAGGACTGCATCTCCTCCCTGACCCAGGGCGGCGCCGACCTGCTGTGGATCGAGACCGACACCCCGAACGTCGACGAGATCGCCTCGATGGTCGCCGAAGTCCGCAAGGCCGTTCCGAACGCCAAGCTGACCTACAACAACTCGCCGTCGTTCAACTGGACCCTGAACCTGCGCAAGCAGGTCCGCGACCAGTGGATCGCCGAGGGCAAGATCGCCGCCGACGCCTATCCGGAAGGCAACGCCCTGATGTCGGCCGACTTCGACGACACCGACCTGGGCCGCGAGGCCGACGAGCGCCTGGCCCGCTTCCAGGTCGACATTTCGGCCCGCGCCGGGGTGTTCCACAACCTGATCACCCTGCCGACCTTCCACCTGACGGCCAAGAGCGTCGACGAACTGTCGCGCGGCTACTTCGGCCAGGACCGCATGAAGGCCTACGTCAACACGGTGCAGCGCGAGGAAATCCGCCGCGGGGTCTCTGCGGTGAAGCACCAGCACGAAGTCGGCTCCGACCTCGGCGACACCTTCAAGGAGATGGTCGCCGGCGAACGCGCCCTGAAGGCCGGCGGTCACGCCAACACCATGAACCAGTTCGCCGCCGAGTAG